A region of Dioscorea cayenensis subsp. rotundata cultivar TDr96_F1 chromosome 5, TDr96_F1_v2_PseudoChromosome.rev07_lg8_w22 25.fasta, whole genome shotgun sequence DNA encodes the following proteins:
- the LOC120262052 gene encoding transformation/transcription domain-associated protein-like codes for MAPITNYEIHAQRLVEPELSVQARLQMVMEVRDSLEIAHTSEYLNFLKCYFRAFTAVLTQLTKPQLCENHEHKLRNVVVEILNRLPHSEVLRPFVQDLLKLSLQVLTQDNEDNALISIRIIFDLLRNFRPTVESEVQPFLDFVCSIYHNFPATVSHFFSSPTPPRPPNPPNPNSGGMEDALDPGGPTTHSGSGQLNRSDRSFKIVTESPLVVMFLFQLYHKLVQTNIPYLLPLMVTAISIPGPDKVPPHLKTQYMELKGAQVKTLSFLTYLLKSCTDYIRPHEENICKSIVNLLVTCPDAVSIRKELLIALKHVLSTDFKQGLFPLIDTLLDERVLIGTGRVCIETLRPLAYSLLAEIVHYVRGELSLSQLSRIIYLFSRNMHDSSLTLVIHTTCARLMLNLVEPIYEKGTDQPSMDEARVLLGRILDTFVGKFGTFKRIIPQLLEEGEEGKERPLLRLKLEVPIQAALNLQPPLEYSKEVNDYKNLIKTLVMGMKTIIWSITNAHVPRSQVSPSAHGAHQQMQVSPSSNSAMPQVFKGMREDEVRKASGVLKSGVHCLALFKEKDEEREMLQYFSLILAIMEARDLMDMFSLCMPELFECMITNTQLLHIFSALLQNQKVLRPFTDVLVNYLVSNKLDTLKQPDTAAAKLVLQLFRFVFVAVAKAPSECERVLQPHVHVIMDVCMKSATEVDKPLGYMHLLRNMFRSLNGAKFDNLLRDLIPSLQPCLNLLLAMIEGPTSEDMKDLLIELCLTLPARLSSLLPHLPRLMKPLVLALKGSDDLVSLGLRTLEFWIDSLNPDFLEPSMANVMSEVILALWSHLRPPPYPWGTKALQLLGKLGGRNRRFLKDPLTLECKENPEHGLRLILTFEPATPFLVPMDRCIHLAVASVMQTNVGMDDFYRKQALKFLRICLMSVLNFRGNVDENGMSPDLLGTLLVSTVDPSLRCIETSDMKVDLGVKTKTQLMAEKSIFKTLLATIIATSMDPELQEPKDEFVVDVCRHFAMLFHVDYLSCTSSIGMGQHSVSMYSSSGSMSSRSRSNTSNLKELDPLIFLDALVDVLADENRHHAKAALMALNSFSEALLLLAQTKQTGVIASRSGSGTPMVVSSPSLNPVYSPPPGIRIPVFEQLLPRLLHCCYGSTWQAQMGGVMGLGALVGKISVETLCIFQVRIVRGLIFVLKRLPMHAHKEQEETSQVLTQVLRVVNNIDEANNEPRRQSFQGVVEFLATELFNSNASIIVRKNVQSCLALLASRTGSEVSELLESHLQLLQPLIVRPLRLKNVEQQVGTVSALNFCLALRPPLLKLTTELVNFLQDALQIAEADETVWVSKLMNNKVVTTLNKLRTACIELLCTAMAWADLKTPNHTELRAKIISMFFKSLTCRTPEIVAVAKEGLRQVIQQQRMPKDLLQSSLRPILVNLAHTKSLNMPLLQGLARLLELLSNWFNVTLGMKLLDHLKKWLEPEKLAQCQKSWKNGDEPKVAAAMIELFHLLPPAAGKFLDDLVTIIIDLEGALPQGQFYSEINSPYRLPLTKFLNRYATDSVDYFLARLNHSKYFRRFMYIICSDSGQPLREELAKSPQKILANAFPQFFPQSDGSNGQPSSSIIDEGHSGLASESFTGSQANLAACSDAYFHGLYLIRTLVKLMPEWLHGNHTVLDTLLLVWKSPARIARLQNEQELSLLQVKESKWLVKCFLNYLRHDKSEVGALFDMLSIFLFQSRIDYTFLREFYVIEVAEGYDPNLKKQILLHFLNIFQTKQFGQAHLVIAMQILILPMLAHSFQNGQSWEVVDPSIIKTIVDKLLDPPEEVSAEYDEPLRIELLQLATLLLKYLQNDLVHHRKELIKFGWNHLKREDNSSKQWAFVNVCHFLEAYQAPEKIILQVFIALLRTYQPENKLLVRQALDILMPALPRRLPPGDTRIPIWIRYTKKILVEEGHSIPNMIHIFQLIVRHSDLFYSCRAQFVPQMVNSLSRLGLPYNTTAENRRLAIELAGLVVAWERQRQNEMKVVQDTDGHSQIGDVFSQNSTGGDLKRPPDSSAFPDELNKRVKVEPGLQSLCVMSPGGASIPNIETPGSVGQPDEEYKPNAAMEEMIITFLIRVALVIEPKDKETNSMYKQALELLTQALEVWPNANVKFNYLEKLLSNIQPSQSKDPATALAQGLDVMNKVLEKQAQLFIRNNINHISQILEPCFNSKMLDAGKSLCSLLKMVFVAFPREAPSTPHDVKILYQRVEDLIQKHLAAVTASQISLELSSANSVISFALFVVKTLTEVHKNFIDPFIVPLVRVLQRLREMASSSSQIRQGQRSDIESSVNARAVPDTSSIISNMKCVLKLISEKVLQSSDCKRLMGQILHTLLSEKGTDPSVLLCILDTVKSWIEDDLRHPASGTSSAALSPKEIVAYLQKLSLVDRKNFSPSTLEEWDSKYLLLLYGTCADSSRYPLPVRQEVFQKVERLYMLGLRAKDPEIRRRFFSLYHESLGKSLFARLQYIIQIQDWEAVSDVFWLKQCLDLLLALLVENEPIALAPNSARVFPIKPKEIPENSGVLQPVVDASEGSEGVPLTFDQLVTRHAQFLTEMNKLQVSDLVRSLSELAYTDANVAYHMWVLVFPIVWVTLQKEEQVALAKPMIALLSKDYHKKQQGSRPNVVQAILEGLHLSHPQPRMPSELIKYIGKTYNAWHISLALLESHVMLFMNEAKCSESLAELYRLLNEEDMRCGLLKKRSMTAETRAGLSLAQHGYWQRAQSLFYQAMIKTTQGTYSNAVPKAEMYLWEEQWLHCASQLSQWEILADYGKSVENYEILLDCLWKVPDWAYMKDNVIPKAQVEETPKLRVVQAYFALHDRNASGVGDADNLVVKGVELALEQWWQLPEMSVQSRTPLLQLFQQLVEVQESARILTDIANGNKQTSGNSAAVQNAYVELKDILETWRLRTPNEWDNLSVWYDLIQWRNEIYTVVIDAFKDFVSTSPQLHHLGYRDKAWNVNKLAHIARKQGLHDVCVTILEKMYGHCTMEVQEAFVKIREQAMAYLEMRGELTTGLNLINSTNLEYFPAKHKAEIFRLKGEFLLKLHDCENANLAYSNAINLFKHLPKGWISWGNYCDVIYKETRDELWLEYAVSCFFQGIKYGVSNSRSHLARILYLLSFDTPDKPVGRTFDKYLDQIPHWVWLSWIPQLLLSLQRNEAPHCKLVLLKIATVYPQALYYWLRTFLMERRDVASKSELGRNIALAQQRMQQNISGAAPSTHNMVDGSARPSNHQGISSEGQIHQGPQSGGVGGSHDVGNSHANESERATTVEGNGNNGHDQPPQSSSAMAENAQIGLRRSAALSWVASAASGFDAAKDIMEALRSKHPNLASELEVFLSEIGSRFVTLPEERLLAVVNALLHRCYKYPTATTAEVPQSLKKELSGVCRACFSADAVNKHVDFVREYKQDFERDLDPESTTTFPATLSDLTERLKHWKNVLQSNVEDRFPAVLKLEEESKVLRDFHAVDVEIPGQYFTDQEVAPDHTVKLDRVGADIPTVRRHGTTSRRLTLIGSDGSQRHFNVQTSLTPNARSDERVLQLFRVLNKMFDKHKESRRRHLTIHTPIIIPVWSQVRMVEDDLMYSTFLEVYEINCARHNREADTPITHFKEQLNQAISGQVSPEAVVELRMQAYNDIIKTVNDNIFSQYMYKTLPSGNLLWTFKKQFAIQLALSCFMSYMLQIGGRSPNKTLFAKNTGKVFQIDFHPAYDANGMIEFNEPVPFRLTRNMQAFFSHFGVEGLIVSAMCAAAQSVVSPKQTHHIWYQLAMFFRDELLSWSWRRPLGMPSSTVAAGGIGQMDFEQKVTTNVDHVICRIKGIAPQSFTEEEESTTDPPQSVQRGVTDLVEAALSPRNLCMMDPTWHPWF; via the exons ATGGCTCCCATCACCAACTACGAGATCCATGCCCAGCGCCTTGTCGAACCTGAGCTCT CGGTGCAGGCGCGGCTGCAAATGGTGATGGAGGTCCGGGATAGCTTGGAGATCGCGCACACGTCTGAGTACCTGAACTTCCTCAAGTGCTACTTCCGGGCGTTCACCGCCGTGCTGACCCAGCTCACGAAGCCGCAGCTATGCGAGAACCACGAGCACAAGCTTCGCAACGTGGTGGTCGAGATCCTGAACCGGCTGCCCCATAGCGAGGTCCTGCGCCCCTTCGTCCAAGATCTCCTCAAGCTTTCCCTCCAGGTCCTCACCCAAGATAATGAGGACAACGCTCTCATCTCCATTCGCATCATCTTTGATCTCCTTCGCAACTTCCGCCCGACTGTTGAATCCGAGGTCCAGCCCTTTCTTGACTTCGTCTGCTCCATTTACCATAACTTCCCGGCCACTGTCTCCCACTTCTTCTCCTCTCCTACCCCTCCCCGCCCCCCCAACCCACCCAACCCCAACTCTGGTGGTATGGAAGACGCTCTTGACCCCGGTGGACCAACAACGCACTCCGGATCAGGACAGCTCAACCGGAGTGATCGATCGTTCAAGATTGTGACGGAGAGCCCTCTTGTTGTCATGTTTCTCTTCCAGCTCTACCACAAGCTCGTCCAGACCAACATCCCTTACCTTCTTCCTCTCATGGTGACAGCCATTTCTATTCCTGGTCCTGACAAGGTGCCCCCGCATCTAAAGACTCAGTACATGGAACTCAAGGGCGCTCAGGTCAAGACTCTCTCTTTCTTGACCTACTTGCTCAAGAGTTGCACTGACTATATCAGGCCACACGAGGAGAACATTTGTAAGAGCATTGTGAACTTGCTTGTGACTTGCCCTGATGCCGTTTCCATCCGAAAG GAATTACTGATTGCCTTAAAGCATGTTCTCAGCACTGATTTCAAGCAAGGGCTTTTCCCTCTGATTGACACATTGTTGGATGAGAG ggttttgattggtaCAGGCCGTGTTTGTATTGAGACACTTAGACCATTGGCTTATAGCCTTCTTGCAGAGATTGTGCATTATGTTcgtggggagctttcattgtcTCAG TTATCGCgcattatttatttgttttcgaGGAACATGCATGATTCATCTTTGACGCTTGTCATACATACAACCTGTGCTCGTCTGATGCTCAATCTG GTGGAGCCTATATATGAGAAAGGTACAGACCAACCGAGTATGGATGAAGCCCGAGTTTTACTG GGACGCATCCTGGATACTTTCGTGGGAAAGTTTGGCACATTTAAACGAATCATCCCGCAG TTATTGGAGGAAGGCGAGGAAGGAAAAGAGCGGCCACTTTTGAGATTGAAACTTGAGGTTCCAATTCAG GCTGCTCTTAATCTACAACCCCCTTTGGAGTACTCTAAGGAAGTCAATGATTACAAAAATTTAATCAAGACTTTAGTAATGG GAATGAAAACCATTATTTGGAGCATCACCAATGCACATGTTCCGCGTTCTCAG GTCTCACCATCTGCCCATGGGGCCCATCAGCAAATGCAAGTCTCTCCATCATCTAATTCAGCAATGCCACAAGTTTTCAAAGGAATGAGAGAAGATGaa gtTCGAAAAGCGTCCGGTGTTTTGAAGAGTGGTGTCCATTGTTTAGCTCTCTTCAAAGAGAAGGATGAGGAGAGGGAAATGTTGCAATATTTTTCACTTATCTTAGCCATCATGGAAGCTCGGGATCTTATGGACATGTTCTCTTTGTGTATGCCAGAACTGTTCGAATGCATGATCACAAACACACAGTTACTTCATATATTTTCTGCCCTACTGCAAAATCAAAAGGTACTTCGGCCCTTCACGGATGTTTTGGTTAATTATCTTGTGAGCAACAAACTGGACACACTGAAGCAGCCAGACACCGCTGCTGCAAAACTTGTCTTACAGCTTTTCCGATTTGTCTTTGTTGCTGTTGCTAAGGCTCCTTCTGAATGCGAAAGAGTATTGCAGCCTCATGTACATGTTATCATGGATGTTTGCATGAAAAGTGCTACTGAAGTTGACAAGCCTCTTGGTTACATGCATCTCCTTCGCAATATGTTTCGTTCACTAAATGGTGCAAAATTTGATAACTTATTGCGGGATCTAATACCATCCTTGCAACCATGTCTTAATTTGTTGCTAGCTATGATTGAGGGTCCTACCAGTGAAGATATGAAGGACCTTTTGATAGAGCTTTGCCTCACTTTACCTGCACGGCTGAGTTCTTTGCTTCCTCACCTTCCTCGGCTTATGAAGCCTCTTGTGCTTGCTTTGAAGGGAAGTGATGATCTTGTGAGTTTAGGGCTTCGAACACTTGAATTTTGGATTGACAGTCTGAATCCTGATTTTCTAGAGCCTAGTATGGCAAATGTCATGTCTGAGGTTATACTTGCTTTATGGTCTCATTTGAGGCCCCCACCATACCCATGGGGTACTAAAGCATTGCAACTACTTGGTAAATTGGGAGGTCGTAATAGACGATTTCTTAAGGATCCTCTCACTCTTGAATGTAAGGAGAATCCTGAGCATGGGCTTCGTTTAATTCTTACTTTCGAGCCAGCGACACCATTTCTAGTACCTATGGATCGATGCATACATCTTGCCGTCGCTTCAGTTATGCAAACCAATGTTGGCATGGATGATTTTTATAGGAAACAGGCTCTTAAATTTCTTCGTATCTGTTTAATGTCTGTTTTGAATTTTCGAGGTAATGTTGATGAGAATGGAATGTCTCCTGATCTTCTTGGAACTCTGTTAGTCTCGACTGTGGATCCTTCACTTCGTTGTATAGAAACTTCAGATATGAAG GTTGATTTGGGTGTAAAGACAAAAACTCAACTTATGGCTGAAAAATCTATCTTTAAGACTCTGCTGGCAACCATTATTGCTACTAGTATGGATCCAGAGCTCCAAGAACCAAAGGATGAATTTGTGGTTGATGTCTGTCGCCATTTTGCCATGCTTTTCCATGTTGATTATTTATCTTGTACTTCTTCCATTGGAATGGGACAACATTCTGTCTCCATGTATTCGTCAAGTGGAAGTATGAGTTCCAGATCTAGAAGTAATACTTCTAATTTAAAAGAATTGGATCCATTGATATTTTTGGATGCTTTGGTGGATGTGCTTGCTGATGAAAACAGGCATCATGCAAAGGCTGCTCTTATGGCTCTGAATTCCTTTTCTGAAGCACTGCTTCTCCTTGCACAAACAAAGCAGACAGGTGTAATAGCATCTAGAAGTGGCTCCGGTACTCCAATGGTGGTGTCTAGCCCTTCCCTCAATCCTGTATATTCACCACCACCAGGAATTCGAATCCCTGTGTTTGAGCAGCTTTTGCCTCGCCTATTACATTGTTGTTATGGAAGTACGTGGCAAGCTCAAATGGGTGGTGTCATGGGGCTTGGTGCACTAGTTGGTAAAATCTCtgtggaaacattgtgtatctTCCAAGTGAGAATAGTACGCGGTCTGATTTTTGTCTTGAAAAGGTTGCCAATGCATGCTCATAAAGAACAGGAAGAGACAAGCCAGGTTCTCACACAGGTTCTTCGTGTTGTAAATAATATTGATGAAGCAAACAATGAGCCTCGTAGGCAAAGTTTTCAAGGGGTTGTTGAGTTTCTTGCTACAGAGCTGTTTAATTCAAATGCGTCTATTATAGTAAGAAAGAATGTGCAGTCATGCTTGGCACTTTTGGCCAGTAGGACTGGCAGTGAAGTTTCTGAGTTGCTTGAGTCTCATCTCCAGTTGCTTCAACCTCTTATAGTGCGGCCATTACGGTTGAAAAATGTAGAACAACAG GTGGGAACAGTGTCTGCCTTGAACTTCTGCCTTGCATTGAGACCTCCACTTCTAAAGTTGACTACAGAGCTCGTCAATTTCTTGCAAGATGCTCTGCAGATTGCTGAGGCTGATGAAACTGTCTGGGTTTCGAAGTTAATGAACAACAAAGTGGTTACGACATTAAACAAACTTCGGACAGCTTGCATTGAGTTGCTTTGTACCGCAATGGCTTGGGCTGATCTTAAAACACCCAATCACACAGAATTACGTGCAAAAATCATATCTATGTTTTTCAAGTCTTTGACATGTCGCACTCCGGAGATTGTTGCTGTTGCAAAGGAAGGGCTTCGGCAG GTTATTCAGCAACAAAGGATGCCAAAGGATCTTCTTCAAAGCAGCCTGAGGCCGATCTTAGTTAACTTAGCACATACAAAAAGTCTTAACATGCCATTGTTACAAGGGTTGGCCCGTCTTCTTGAACTTTTGTCTAACTGGTTTAATGTCACGCTGGGTATGAAATTGTTAGACCACTTGAAGAAATGGCTGGAACCTGAGAAACTTGCGCAATGCCAGAAATCCTGGAAGAATGGGGATGAACCAAAGGTTGCCGCAG CCATGATTGAGCTTTTCCATCTACTGCCGCCAGCAGCTGGGAAATTCTTGGATGATCTGGTGACTATAATAATTGACCTGGAAGGAGCACTCCCTCAAGGACAATTTTATAGTGAAATTAACAGCCCCTATCGTCTACcactaacaaaatttttaaaccgATATGCTACAGATTCTGTAGATTACTTTCTTGCTCGgttaaatcattcaaaatattttagaaG gtttatgTATATTATCTGTTCGGATTCTGGGCAGCCGTTGCGAGAAGAACTTGCAAAATCACCACAAAAAATTCTTGCAAATGCTTTTCCCCAATTTTTCCCACAATCTGATGGATCTAATGGTCAACCATCTTCTTCTATCATTGATGAAGGACATAGTGGTCTGGCATCTGAGAGTTTTACCGGTTCACAAGCTAACTTGGCTGCTTGTTCTGATGCTTATTTTCATGGGCTCTACCTTATCCGTACTTTGGTTAAACTTATGCCTGAATGGTTGCATGGCAATCATACTGTTCTGGACACATTATTACTTGTTTGGAAGTCACCTGCAAGGATTGCTCGCTTACAAAATGAGCAAGAACTTAGCTTACTTCAA GTAAAGGAAAGCAAATGGCTTGTCAAATGctttcttaattatttaagGCATGATAAATCAGAAGTGGGTGCTCTCTTTGATATGCTGTCAATTTTCTTATTCCAGAGCCGTATTGACTATACCTTTTTAAGAGAATTTTATGTTATCGAG GTTGCAGAAGGATATGATCCAAACTTAAAGAAGCAAATTCTCTtgcattttttaaacatattccAGACAAAGCAATTTGGCCAAGCTCATTTGGTTATTGCGATGCAAATACTGATACTTCCAATGCTCGCACATTCTTTCCAAAATGGCCAAAGTTGGGAAGTTGTTGACCCTAGCATTATAAAAACAATTGTTGACAAGCTTCTTGACCCTCCTGAAGAG GTTAGTGCTGAGTATGATGAACCATTGAGGATTGAACTTCTACAGCTTGCCACATTACTACTGAAGTATTTACAAAATGATCTTGTACATCACCGTAAAGAGCTTATTAAATTTGGTTGGAATCATCTCAAGCGCGAGGACAATTCCAGCAAGCAGTGGGCATTTGTTAATGTTTGCCACTTTCTTGAGGCTTATCAAGCCCCTGAGAAAATTATACTCCAA GTATTTATTGCTCTTTTGAGAACCTATCAACCAGAAAACAAGTTGCTTGTTAGACAAGCTCTTGATATCTTAATGCCTGCATTACCTCGAAGATTACCCCCTGGGGATACTCGTATACCAATTTGGATTCGTTATACCAAGAAAATTCTTGTTGAGGAAGGCCATTCGATTCCGAATATGATTCACATCTTTCAGCTTATTGTAAGGCATTCAGACCTCTTCTATAGCTGCAGGGCCCAGTTTGTTCCACAAATGGTGAACTCTCTTAGTAGATTGGGACTTCCATATAACACAACTGCTGAAAATAGGCGGCTTGCCATCGAACTTGCTGGATTAGTTGTTGCCTGGGAGCGTCAAAGGCAAAATGAAATGAAGGTGGTGCAAGATACAGATGGACACAGTCAGATTGGTGATGTTTTTAGTCAGAACTCAACTGGTGGAGATTTGAAGCGTCCACCAGACTCTTCTGCATTTCCTGATGAATTGAACAAGCGGGTAAAGGTCGAGCCTGGGCTGCAATCTCTTTGTGTTATGTCACCTGGTGGGGCATCTATCCCGAACATTGAAACACCAGGTTCTGTTGGCCAACCAGATGAGGAGTATAAACCCAATGCTGCAATGGAGGAGATGATAATCACATTTCTTATCAGG GTTGCGCTGGTAATAGAGCCCAAGGATAAGGAAACAAATTCAATGTACAAACAAGCTTTAGAGCTTCTTACACAAGCTTTGGAAGTCTGGCCAAATGCCAATGTCAAGTTCAATTATCTGGAGAAATTGCTGAGCAATATCCAGCCATCTCAATCAAAAGATCCTGCAACAGCGCTTGCGCAAGGTCTTGATGTCATGAACAAGGTCTTGGAGAAGCAGGCACAGTTGTTCATTCGGAACAACATAAATCATATCTCGCAA ATTCTGGAGCCTTGTTTTAACAGCAAAATGTTGGATGCTGGAAAGTCCCTTTGCTCCTTACTAAaaatggtttttgttgcttttcctCGTGAAGCACCTAGCACACCTCATGATGTGAAAATTTTGTATCAGAGGGTTGAAGATCTCATACAAAAACATCTTGCTGCTGTTACTGCATCTCAGATATCTCTTGAACTTAGCTCCGCCAACTCAGTGATAAGCTTTGCGCTCTTTGTTGTTAAAACCCTTACTGAGgtccataaaaattttattgacCCATTCATTGTTCCATTGGTTCGGGTCCTTCAACGCTTACGGGAGATGGCTTCCTCAAGCTCTCAAATTCGGCAG GGGCAAAGATCAGATATTGAATCATCTGTCAATGCACGTGCTGTTCCTGACACTAGTTCCATCATATCCAACATGAAATGCGTCTTAAAACTCATCAGTGAAAAGGTCTTGCAGTCCTCTGATTGTAAAAGACTAATGGGCCAGATACTGCACACTTTACTTTCTGAGAAGGGCACTGATCCCAGTGTGCTTTTGTGCATACTAGATACAGTAAAAAGCTGGATTGAGGATGATCTTAGGCACCCTGCATCTGGCACTTCAAGTGCTGCTCTCAGTCCCAAAGAGATAGTTGCCTATCTCCAGAAGCTTTCACTTGTTGATCGGAAGAATTTTTCTCCATCTACATTAGAAGAATGGGACTCGAAATATCTACTACTTCTTTATGGAACCTGTGCAGACTCAAGCAG ATATCCGTTGCCCGTTCGTCAAGAAGTATTCCAGAAAGTGGAAAGGCTGTATATGCTTGGCCTGAGAGCAAAGGATCCTGAAATTAGGCGTCGTTTCTTCTCTCTTTACCATGAGTCCCTTGGAAAATCACTATTTGCAAGGCTTCAATACATCATCCAAATCCAAGATTGGGAAGCTGTTAGTGATGTTTTCTGGCTGAAGCAGTGCCTTGATCTTCTACTAGCTCTTTTGGTAGAGAATGAACCTATTGCACTGGCCCCTAATTCTGCAAGAGTTTTTCCAATTAAACCGAAAGAAATTCCAGAAAATTCTGGGGTTTTACAGCCGGTTGTTGATGCTTCAGAAGGTTCAGAAGGTGTTCCACTCACATTTGATCAGCTTGTGACTAGACATGCACAATTTTTGACTGAGATGAATAAACTGCAG GTGTCTGATCTGGTGCGTTCTTTGAGTGAACTAGCGTATACAGATGCTAATGTTGCATATCATATGTGGGTGTTAGTCTTCCCAATTGTGTGGGTCACTTTACAGAAAGAGGAACAGGTGGCACTGGCCAAGCCAATGATAGCCCTTCTATCAAAAGATTACCATAAAAAGCAGCAGGGTAGCAGACCTAATGTTGTTCAAGCAATTCTGGAAGGACTTCACCTAAGTCATCCGCAACCTCGGATGCCAAGTGAACTCATCAAGTATATTGGAAAGACATATAATGCTTGGCATATTTCACTAGCTCTGTTAGAGAGTCATGTTATGTTGTTCATGAATGAAGCAAAATGTTCTGAGTCATTAGCTGAGCTTTATCGACTGCTTAACGAGGAAGATATGAGGTGTGGATTGTTGAAGAAAAGGTCAATGACTGCAGAAACAAGAGCTGGGCTTTCATTAGCCCAGCATGGCTATTGGCAGCGGGCCCAGAGCTTATTTTATCAGGCAATGATCAAGACAACCCAGGGAACCTACAGCAATGCAGTACCCAAGGCTGAGATGTATCTTTGGGAAGAACAATGGCTCCATTGTGCTAGCCAATTGAGTCAGTGGGAAATTTTAGCTGATTATGGCAAAAGTGTAGAAAACTATGAAATTCTCCTCGACTGTCTTTGGAAGGTTCCTGATTGGGCATATATGAAGGATAATGTAATTCCCAAGGCACAGGTAGAAGAAACACCAAAACTTCGTGTAGTGCAAGCCTATTTTGCTCTTCATGATAGGAATGCCAGTGGTGTTGGGGATGCTGACAATCTTGTTGTTAAAGGTGTTGAATTGGCTTTAGAACAGTGGTGGCAATTGCCTGAGATGTCTGTACAATCTCGAACACCCCTTCTACAGTTATTTCAGCAACTTGTGGAGGTTCAAGAATCAGCCAGAATACTAACGGATATTGCTAACGGAAACAAGCAAACATCTGGAAATTCTGCTGCAGTTCAAAATGCGTACGTAGAACTCAAGGATATTCTGGAGACATGGAGACTTAGAACTCCTAATGAATGGGACAATTTGTCTGTTTGGTATGATTTAATACAGTGGAGGAATGAAATCTACACTGTTGTGATAGATGCTTTTAAGGACTTTGTTTCAACGAGCCCTCAACTTCATCATCTTGGCTACCGAGACAAAGCTTGGAATGTTAATAAGCTCGCACACATAGCCCGCAAGCAAGGCCTACATGATGTTTGTGTAACTATTCTAGAAAAAATGTACGGCCATTGCACCATGGAGGTGCAG GAAGCATTTGTGAAGATAAGAGAACAGGCAATGGCTTATTTGGAAATGAGAGGGGAGCTTACAACTGGTCTTAATTTGATCAACAGTACTAATCTCGAATATTTTCCTGCTAAGCATAAAGCAGAAATCTTTAGGCTTAAAGGAGAATTCTTGTTGAAGTTGCATGACTGTGAGAATGCCAATCTAGCGTACTCTAATGCAATAAACCTTTTCAAACATTTACCCAAGGGATGGATAAGTTGGGGAAACTATTGTGATGTG ATATACAAAGAGACACGTGATGAATTATGGTTGGAATATGCCGTGAGCTGCTTCTTTCAAGGAATCAAATATGGGGTCTCAAACTCCAGGAGTCATCTTGCTCGGATTCTTTATCTTCTTAGCTTTGATACTCCTGATAAACCAGTTGGTAGAacatttgataaatatttggaCCAGATACCACATTGGGTTTGGCTTTCTTGGATACCACAGCTACTGCTCTCATTGCAAAGAAATGAAGCTCCACACTGCAAACTTGTGCTGCTAAAAATTGCTACTGTCTATCCACAG GCTCTATATTATTGGTTGCGCACATTTTTAATGGAGCGTCGTGATGTTGCTAGTAAGTCTGAACTTGGAAGGAACATAGCTTTAGCTCAGCAGCGCATGCAACAGAACATCTCTGGGGCTGCTCCTAGTACTCATAATATGGTTGATGGAAGTGCAAGGCCTTCCAATCATCAAGGGATTTCTTCTGAAGGTCAAATTCATCAAGGTCCCCAGTCTGGTGGTGTTGGTGGATCCCATGATGTGGGTAATTCACACGCTAATGAATCTGAAAGGGCTACTACTGTAGAAGGCAATGGCAATAATGGACATGACCAGCCACCACAGAGCTCTTCAGCTATGGCTGAAAATGCTCAAATTGGATTGAGGCGTAGTGCTGCACTTAGTTGGGTAGCATCTGCTGCTAGTGGATTTGATGCTGCTAAGGATATAATGGAGGCTCTTCGGAGTAAGCATCCCAATTTGGCTAGTGAACTTGAG GTTTTCCTATCTGAAATAGGTTCAAGATTTGTGACTTTGCCAGAAGAACGGCTTCTAGCAGTAGTTAATGCACTTCTACACCGTTGCTACAAGTATCCTACCGCAACTACTGCTGAAGTTCCTCAGTCTCTTAAGAAGGAGCTGTCAGGTGTTTGTAGAGCTTGCTTTTCAGCAGATGCAGTCAACAAGCATGTTGATTTTGTGAGAGAATATAAGCAAGACTTTGAGCGTGATCTAGATCCAGAGAGTACAACTACATTTCCAGCTACTCTTTCAGATTTGACTGAACGGTTGAAGCACTGGAAGAATGTTCTCCAGAGTAATGTTGAAGACAGATTCCCTGCCGTCTTAAAACTTGAGGAAGAAAGTAAAGTATTGCGTGATTTCCATGCCGTCGATGTGGAGATTCCTGGACAATACTTTACTGACCAG GAAGTAGCACCTGATCATACAGTTAAATTAGATAGGGTTGGAGCAGATATTCCAACCGTTCGAAGGCATGGTACCACTTCCCGGCGTCTGACACTTATAGGATCTGATGGTTCTCAACGGCATTTCAATGTTCAGACTTCATTAACACCAAATGCAAGAAGTGATGAACGTGTACTACAGCTTTTCCGAGTGTTGAATAAAATGTTTGATAAGCACAAAGAATCTAGGCGGCGCCATCTGACAATCCATACTCCTATAATAATACCTGTTTGGTCACAG